In the genome of Mogibacterium neglectum, the window CTTCCTGGTGCTTCTGCAGGTCTCTCATTCCTGTTCAAGCCTAACTTTGAAGTATTCAAGGGCACCGGCTGGATAACAGTTCTTGCCGCAGCAGGCGGTCAAGTATTCTTCTCGCTATCCCTCGGTATGGGTATCCTTGTAACATATGGCTCATACATGAAGAAGGAGCAAAACATAGAGAAGAGCAGTTTGGTTATACCTTTTGCCGATACAGTAATCGCACTTATGGCTGGTCTTGCTATCATGCCTGCAGTATTCGCAAGTGGACAGAGTCCACAGGGTGGTGCTGGCCTTCTGTACATGACTCTACAGACAGTATTTAATGGCATGGGTAAGCTTGGTCCTATATTCGGTGTGCTATTCTATGGACTCGTAGTAATAGCAGCTATCACATCGTCTATGTCAGTACTCGAAGCAATCATCGGTTCGTTCATCGACTACGGTCTCAAGAAGGGCTATGGAAATCAGCGTAAGAAACTCGCTTGGGGTTTTGGACTAGTTTGCCTCTGCATGGGATTGCTCGTTGCATACGATGGTCTTGGGAAGTATCTTCCACCTATGTTCGGAAAATTCAGCTGGTTAGATGGTTTCGACCTCCTTGCAGAAGGTGTACTGATGCCAATAGGCGCATTCATAACTACTATCATATTTGGTTGGATTCATCCAGATATGCTTCCTGAAGAAGTACATATTGGCTCTGAGTTTAAGTCTGAGAAGTTCTACAGATTCTGCCTCAAGTGGGTTGCACCTGTATTCACATTCTTCATACTTATAGGTCAGCTTAATACGTTCTTCGGACTAAAGCTATTCTAAGATATATATTTTAAATGAATTTTAGACATCCGTTTCAATAAATTAAGTGAATAATAGAAAACGACCTTCAGCACAAGCTGAGGGTCGTTTCTTGTTTATAGAACACAAATTGCTGAATTGCTTGTTATCTGCCAATTCCATAGATATCTCTTTCAACAATATGCCTTATATGTAGCTTATATCTTTTAGCTACACTTCTAGCAAACCTTCTTATATCTCGCATATACTGCGACTGCTTCGAATCCGCTTCGTTCTTTTTGTTAAAGGTTACATGTTCGTCTGCCATGCGCTTTTCGCGTCCAAACCTATACTTGTTGTTCACCTTTATATCCGCAATTCCATGGTACAAATTCGCCCTTTCCCTGTACAGGTTGTAGACACCTTTCCTCTGGCTTAGCGGTCTGTTCTTAGTAGCAAGAAACTTTGTCGGCCTATCAATATATATAACGAGGCTGTTCTCGCGAATTATTTCTCTATTGGTTTCCTTCAAGATAGAGCCTCCTCCAGTCGCAATCACCTGATGATTTCTAGCGCACACTTCTCGAAGCTTCTTGCTCTCTATATTTCTAAATACTTCGACTCCAGATTTCTCAATTATCTGATTTATAGCGCATCCTTCCTCATGTGCGACCGCCCTATCTATATCTACAAATTTACGTTTCATGGTAAGTGCTACTTGTCTTGATATAGACGATTTACCACTGCCCGGCATCCCAACTGTCACCAAATTAAGCTGTTCTCTAAGGAGCCTCTCCATGACAGATGCAGCGAGCGAATAATCCGGCTCCATATTTCTGCCTTCCCAGATGTCTCTTGCATATATGCCCTGCCATATGAGCATCCCTAGTCCACCGATAGTTTTTATTCCTGCTAATTCCGCATCCTGCATGAACTTTGTTCTATGAGGATTGTATATGAGATCAACCGCCATTTCAGTTTGCTCTAGGCTTTCCCAGTTTACATCACAAGCATCTAGCGGAGACTTACCATTATCTGGGAACATACCAACCGGAGTAGTATTAATTATAATCTCAGCATCTCGCCACTCGTTATCATCGTAATTATATATTTCACTTAGCTTTTGCGAGTTACCAGGCTCACCTATCTGTACTAAACTATCTACTTTATCTCGGTTTCTAGAAACTCTTACAATTTCATTAGCGCCTAATTTTTTCATAGCGTATATAGCCGATAACGATGCTCCGCCAGTTCCTAATATCGCAACCCTTTTACCTGCTACAGTCTCCGCTTTAAACAGCTTCATTAGCCCTAGATAATC includes:
- a CDS encoding sodium-dependent transporter gives rise to the protein MPKKEVKRESWGSSMGFMLAAIGSAVGLGNMWGFPYKLGMNGGFAFLILYLLLAVFAGYVLIMTELSLGRKTHSSIILAYREVSKKYTIVGWFGALAPFFILGFYSYLGGYCLKYTIANLGDLFGASWGVNGLSGPEYFARLSADQTQSAVYTAIFLVLTIIVVARGLSEGIEKFNKVAMPALFVMLLVIIIRSVTLPGASAGLSFLFKPNFEVFKGTGWITVLAAAGGQVFFSLSLGMGILVTYGSYMKKEQNIEKSSLVIPFADTVIALMAGLAIMPAVFASGQSPQGGAGLLYMTLQTVFNGMGKLGPIFGVLFYGLVVIAAITSSMSVLEAIIGSFIDYGLKKGYGNQRKKLAWGFGLVCLCMGLLVAYDGLGKYLPPMFGKFSWLDGFDLLAEGVLMPIGAFITTIIFGWIHPDMLPEEVHIGSEFKSEKFYRFCLKWVAPVFTFFILIGQLNTFFGLKLF
- a CDS encoding shikimate kinase, whose amino-acid sequence is MGNSVEADLMKLLATIGEKQASGQGVFIEEKKYGLIGGNVSHSLSKKLHGLIGGYAYSLIELRDSKRLGEVLHMAGFYGFNITNPYKEAVIEHLDELSEEAEVIQAVNTVKVLPDGRLKGYNTDYLGLMKLFKAETVAGKRVAILGTGGASLSAIYAMKKLGANEIVRVSRNRDKVDSLVQIGEPGNSQKLSEIYNYDDNEWRDAEIIINTTPVGMFPDNGKSPLDACDVNWESLEQTEMAVDLIYNPHRTKFMQDAELAGIKTIGGLGMLIWQGIYARDIWEGRNMEPDYSLAASVMERLLREQLNLVTVGMPGSGKSSISRQVALTMKRKFVDIDRAVAHEEGCAINQIIEKSGVEVFRNIESKKLREVCARNHQVIATGGGSILKETNREIIRENSLVIYIDRPTKFLATKNRPLSQRKGVYNLYRERANLYHGIADIKVNNKYRFGREKRMADEHVTFNKKNEADSKQSQYMRDIRRFARSVAKRYKLHIRHIVERDIYGIGR